In one Bacillota bacterium genomic region, the following are encoded:
- a CDS encoding glycyl-radical enzyme activating protein, whose product MSVAGGSGLIFDIKRYAIHDGPGIRTTVFLKGCPLECIWCDNPESQRFEPEVALFSGECILCGRCVTACPSGAVSFRKGRRFLDRSRCRGCGECARECPRGGVRLMGRRVEPEELFKEIVVDRPFWDRSGGGVTLSGGEPLAQPEFSRAFLEVCRRARVHTAIETSGYAPQEHLRHVATGADLVIYDLKAVDDELHHRLTGRRNRLVRDNLLALLATSVEVLVRVPLVPGCNDSTADLEALGAFLEDARPGISVEPLAYHRLGEAKYPRLGREYALEGMATPGEDFLARARRVLEAYRVTVITD is encoded by the coding sequence ATGAGTGTAGCCGGGGGATCAGGACTGATCTTTGACATCAAGCGCTATGCCATACACGATGGCCCAGGGATCAGGACCACCGTGTTCTTAAAGGGGTGTCCCCTGGAGTGCATCTGGTGTGACAACCCCGAATCCCAGCGCTTTGAGCCCGAAGTGGCCTTATTCAGTGGTGAATGCATCCTATGCGGGCGCTGTGTTACCGCTTGCCCCAGCGGGGCTGTGTCCTTCAGGAAGGGGAGGCGGTTTCTTGACAGGTCCAGGTGTCGAGGGTGCGGTGAATGCGCCAGGGAATGTCCCCGGGGTGGAGTGAGACTCATGGGGAGGCGCGTCGAGCCTGAGGAGCTATTCAAGGAAATCGTAGTTGACAGGCCCTTTTGGGACAGGTCCGGTGGAGGAGTCACCCTCTCAGGGGGTGAGCCCCTGGCCCAGCCGGAGTTCTCCAGAGCCTTCCTTGAGGTGTGCCGCCGCGCTCGGGTACACACGGCCATAGAGACATCAGGGTATGCCCCTCAGGAACACCTCCGGCATGTGGCCACCGGAGCGGACCTAGTCATCTATGACCTCAAGGCAGTAGATGACGAACTTCACCACAGGCTCACAGGCAGGCGGAACAGGCTGGTGAGGGACAACCTTCTTGCCCTGCTGGCAACCAGCGTTGAGGTGCTGGTACGGGTGCCCCTGGTGCCAGGGTGCAACGACAGCACTGCAGATCTCGAGGCCCTCGGTGCCTTCCTGGAGGACGCCCGCCCTGGTATCAGTGTGGAACCCCTGGCCTATCACCGGTTGGGGGAGGCCAAGTATCCCAGGCTCGGCAGGGAGTATGCCCTGGAGGGCATGGCCACTCCAGGTGAAGACTTCCTGGCGAGGGCTCGAAGGGTCCTGGAGGCCTACAGGGTGACAGTAATCACCGATTAG
- a CDS encoding thiamine pyrophosphate-dependent dehydrogenase E1 component subunit alpha encodes MLRSMLRIRRFEEKAIEVFSEGLMGGVLHTYIGEEAVAVGVCSNLRVDDYVAGTHRGHGHCLAKGAPSDRMLAELMGRKTGLNKGKGGSMHTIDFSKGILGSNGIVGSGIPIVVGAALSAKMRGTDQVAVAFFGDGATNRGSFHEGLNLAALWDLPAIFVCEDNKWAISVPKRRSTKLEDLSVRASSYGMPGVSVDGSDILAVHQAAAAVVARARRGEGPTLLVCDTPRARGHEEGDPQDYRPKDDLEAAKRRDPIEGLKTYMLGAGMLTGDEFEAVDKAIVQEIMEAERFARQSPFPRPEEALDDLFAEVH; translated from the coding sequence ATGCTCAGGAGCATGCTCCGGATACGGCGCTTCGAGGAGAAGGCCATTGAGGTCTTCAGCGAAGGCCTGATGGGGGGCGTGCTCCACACCTATATCGGCGAGGAAGCGGTGGCCGTGGGGGTGTGCTCCAACCTGAGGGTGGATGACTATGTGGCCGGCACACACCGCGGGCACGGGCACTGCCTGGCGAAGGGGGCGCCCTCTGACAGGATGCTGGCGGAACTCATGGGGCGCAAGACAGGATTGAACAAGGGCAAGGGCGGTTCCATGCACACCATCGACTTCTCCAAGGGTATCCTGGGGTCCAACGGCATCGTCGGGTCTGGGATCCCCATCGTGGTGGGGGCGGCACTGTCAGCCAAGATGAGAGGCACAGACCAGGTGGCAGTGGCCTTCTTCGGGGATGGCGCCACAAACAGGGGGTCGTTTCACGAGGGCCTGAACCTGGCCGCCTTGTGGGATCTCCCGGCCATATTCGTGTGCGAGGACAACAAGTGGGCCATTTCCGTGCCCAAGCGGCGGTCCACGAAGCTGGAAGACCTCAGTGTGCGTGCTTCATCCTACGGCATGCCTGGGGTTAGCGTTGACGGCAGCGACATCCTGGCGGTGCACCAAGCCGCGGCCGCGGTCGTGGCCAGGGCACGCCGGGGAGAAGGGCCTACCCTGCTGGTTTGCGATACGCCCAGGGCTCGCGGGCATGAGGAGGGAGACCCGCAGGACTACAGGCCCAAGGACGACCTTGAGGCAGCCAAGCGCCGGGACCCCATAGAGGGGCTCAAGACCTACATGCTGGGGGCCGGCATGCTTACCGGCGATGAGTTCGAGGCCGTGGACAAAGCCATAGTCCAGGAGATCATGGAGGCTGAGAGGTTTGCCCGGCAAAGTCCCTTCCCTCGGCCAGAGGAAGCACTCGACGACCTGTTCGCGGAGGTGCACTAG
- a CDS encoding glycyl radical protein, which translates to MLTDRVKALRDHVISARPEVFAERALLVTEAYMATEGQPAATRRAAALDSVLRKGSILIRDGELIVGCKTPSPKGSPLYPEFNSKWIEDELDTLASRAETPFYVSPETKKELREKVLPYWRGRTVYDAIVEATPPRALEGVDEALFFHYYLNRSIGHLTVDYGKVLRLGMSGIRRQVSEAIGALDYGAWDVLDKKAFYEALLVVADASVAFAHRYASLAEEVAGSCRDPRRRDELLSIARVCRRVPQYPAETFHEALQSFWFVHLILNLESNSYAISPGRFCQYINPYLQDDLEKGNLDRPGAQELLNCLWVKINELTVVKESGTAKASNTYVDFQNLNIGGLRADGSDGTNDVSFMCLEALADLRLPQPQLSALISRQTGHDFLLRTAEVVRMGTGMPAVFNEDERVVSLLDKGKTLEDARTGGINGCVEPVAQGCDHMASSGYINLAKCLELALNDGVSMTTGKRLGPPTGTPSSLDDMEALWTALESQVQHVVGLKHIYDEVSRAAFARHCPVVFTSLVMEGCIKKGRDFHQGGCKYNLPMMCGVGTGTVTDAMAALQWVVFEQRRITLKELVPVLESNFQGHEEVRDLLWNRAPKFGNGIERVDLLAARLVAMFCRALSALQNQEGTPYAANMIPTTTHIPFGAGTAATPDGRLCGDPLSEGISPVQGKDTSGPTAVLRSLGRIDHARCAGTLVNMKFTPGTLKGEEGLRKFADLIRTYFDLGGHHLQFNVVSRETLLEAQKNPGAHRSLIVRVAGYSDYFASLSREVQDEIISRTGHEV; encoded by the coding sequence GTGCTGACGGATAGGGTTAAGGCCTTGCGGGATCACGTGATATCTGCCAGGCCCGAGGTGTTTGCCGAGAGGGCGCTCTTGGTGACGGAGGCATACATGGCCACGGAGGGCCAGCCAGCTGCCACCAGGAGAGCAGCAGCACTGGATAGCGTGCTCAGGAAGGGCAGCATCCTCATAAGAGATGGGGAGCTGATCGTCGGGTGCAAGACACCCTCTCCCAAGGGCTCGCCGCTTTACCCCGAGTTCAACTCCAAGTGGATCGAGGATGAGCTGGACACCTTGGCCTCCAGGGCCGAAACGCCCTTCTACGTCTCCCCTGAGACCAAAAAAGAGTTGCGAGAAAAGGTTCTCCCCTACTGGAGGGGTCGCACGGTTTACGACGCCATCGTCGAGGCAACCCCCCCTAGAGCCCTGGAGGGCGTTGACGAGGCGCTCTTCTTCCACTACTACCTCAACCGGAGCATCGGCCACCTGACCGTGGACTACGGGAAGGTCCTGCGCCTGGGCATGAGCGGCATAAGACGGCAGGTTTCAGAGGCCATTGGGGCCCTGGACTACGGTGCCTGGGACGTCTTGGACAAGAAGGCCTTCTACGAGGCTTTGCTGGTCGTGGCTGATGCCTCAGTGGCCTTCGCCCACAGGTATGCAAGCCTTGCTGAGGAAGTAGCAGGCAGCTGCCGAGACCCCCGGCGCAGGGATGAACTGCTGTCTATAGCCCGGGTGTGCCGCAGGGTACCCCAGTACCCTGCCGAGACATTTCACGAGGCCCTGCAATCCTTCTGGTTTGTCCACCTAATTCTGAACCTGGAGAGCAACTCCTACGCCATTTCCCCGGGACGTTTCTGCCAGTACATCAATCCCTACCTTCAGGATGACCTGGAGAAGGGGAACCTGGACCGTCCAGGGGCACAGGAGCTCCTCAACTGCCTGTGGGTAAAGATCAACGAGCTCACAGTGGTGAAGGAGAGCGGCACCGCCAAGGCTAGCAACACCTATGTGGATTTCCAGAACCTTAACATCGGGGGTCTCCGGGCCGACGGGAGTGACGGGACCAATGACGTATCCTTCATGTGCCTTGAAGCCCTGGCGGACCTGAGGCTCCCTCAGCCGCAGCTCTCGGCCCTCATCAGCCGGCAGACCGGTCATGACTTCCTCCTCAGGACGGCCGAGGTCGTTCGCATGGGCACGGGAATGCCAGCGGTGTTCAATGAAGACGAGCGGGTGGTGAGCCTGCTGGATAAGGGCAAGACCCTGGAGGATGCCAGGACCGGCGGGATCAATGGCTGTGTGGAGCCGGTAGCCCAGGGTTGCGACCACATGGCCTCCTCCGGCTACATAAACCTGGCCAAGTGCCTGGAACTGGCCTTGAATGACGGTGTAAGCATGACGACGGGGAAGAGGCTGGGGCCGCCCACCGGTACCCCGTCCTCCCTAGATGACATGGAGGCCCTTTGGACTGCCCTGGAAAGCCAGGTCCAGCATGTTGTGGGTCTCAAGCACATCTACGACGAGGTTTCTAGGGCTGCCTTTGCCCGTCACTGCCCGGTGGTCTTCACATCCCTTGTCATGGAGGGCTGCATCAAGAAGGGTAGGGACTTCCATCAAGGAGGCTGCAAGTATAACCTGCCCATGATGTGCGGGGTGGGAACGGGTACGGTGACAGATGCCATGGCAGCGCTCCAGTGGGTTGTCTTCGAGCAGCGCAGGATCACCCTCAAGGAGTTGGTCCCGGTGCTAGAGTCCAACTTCCAGGGGCATGAGGAAGTCCGGGATCTCCTCTGGAACAGGGCACCCAAGTTCGGAAATGGTATAGAAAGGGTGGATCTCCTCGCGGCCAGGCTGGTCGCCATGTTCTGCCGGGCGCTGTCAGCCCTGCAAAACCAGGAGGGTACGCCCTACGCTGCCAACATGATACCCACAACAACACACATTCCCTTTGGGGCTGGGACCGCCGCCACGCCCGATGGCAGGCTATGCGGAGACCCCCTCTCAGAAGGCATATCGCCGGTCCAAGGCAAGGACACCTCGGGCCCTACGGCGGTCCTCAGATCCCTGGGGAGGATTGACCACGCCAGGTGCGCAGGCACCCTGGTAAACATGAAGTTCACTCCCGGCACCCTCAAGGGTGAGGAGGGGTTGAGGAAGTTCGCCGACCTCATCCGGACCTACTTTGACCTGGGGGGGCACCACCTCCAGTTCAACGTGGTTTCCCGGGAGACACTGCTGGAGGCTCAGAAGAACCCAGGAGCCCACAGATCCCTCATAGTCCGGGTGGCGGGCTACAGCGACTACTTCGCCAGCCTTAGCAGGGAAGTGCAGGACGAGATCATCTCCAGGACCGGGCACGAGGTATGA
- a CDS encoding 4Fe-4S binding protein — protein MTKGQAFDGVASWEELEASPGYPPGGKVPGRRVAVIECVQEIPCNPCETACKQGAITVGTPITSLPSLDVDKCTGCGLCVAKCPGLAIFVVDLTGEDGKGAVVEFPYEYQPLPEVGEGVFVVNRQGEVIGEGIVKKSVRPKAYDKTGVVGVEVSPSLAAEARSIKRR, from the coding sequence ATGACAAAGGGGCAAGCCTTTGACGGGGTGGCATCCTGGGAGGAGCTGGAGGCTTCTCCGGGTTACCCTCCGGGTGGCAAAGTCCCCGGCAGGAGGGTCGCGGTGATCGAGTGCGTCCAGGAAATCCCCTGCAATCCTTGTGAAACCGCCTGCAAGCAGGGAGCCATAACCGTAGGCACCCCCATAACCTCCCTGCCTTCCTTGGATGTGGACAAGTGCACGGGATGCGGCCTGTGCGTTGCCAAGTGCCCGGGCCTTGCCATCTTCGTAGTGGATCTGACAGGGGAAGACGGAAAAGGGGCAGTAGTGGAGTTCCCCTACGAGTACCAGCCCCTTCCCGAGGTGGGGGAAGGTGTCTTTGTAGTGAACCGCCAGGGCGAGGTGATAGGAGAAGGGATAGTAAAGAAGTCTGTGAGGCCCAAGGCATATGATAAGACCGGAGTAGTGGGTGTGGAGGTCTCGCCCTCCCTGGCCGCCGAGGCAAGGAGCATCAAGAGACGGTGA
- a CDS encoding FadR/GntR family transcriptional regulator yields MVEISDLKSKRKHIRSYRVIVEEIRKLIREGQLSPGDHLLPERQLAEKLQVSRPTLREALTALESIGLVEITRNGAKISETNMEDLVEPLALSIVRERDNVFHLLELRKILEIQMVRLAAERATDIDLLRLRELNLTMKHDIESKMPNDDSDVAFHLAIAASTRNPLITDVMTMISGLMRDCYGPSRKKLVSDPGRAGLYVRQHLDIYEAIAAGDPDLAEEMMKDHFFSVDQDLTKIIEEETLTEGDGSGGVTVS; encoded by the coding sequence ATGGTTGAGATATCGGACCTGAAGAGCAAGAGAAAGCACATCAGAAGCTACCGGGTCATAGTTGAGGAGATTCGCAAGCTCATACGAGAGGGGCAGCTCTCCCCCGGCGATCACCTGCTGCCCGAACGCCAGCTGGCGGAGAAGCTGCAGGTGAGCCGGCCGACCCTCAGGGAAGCCCTGACAGCCCTGGAGTCCATTGGCCTCGTGGAGATCACCCGGAACGGCGCCAAGATCAGCGAGACCAACATGGAGGACCTGGTGGAACCCCTGGCCCTCAGTATCGTGCGGGAGCGCGATAACGTGTTTCACCTCCTGGAGCTCAGGAAGATCCTTGAGATACAGATGGTTCGCCTTGCGGCGGAAAGGGCAACCGACATCGACCTGCTCCGGCTGCGTGAGCTCAATCTCACCATGAAGCACGATATCGAATCCAAGATGCCCAATGACGATTCGGACGTCGCCTTCCACCTGGCCATTGCGGCCTCTACGCGAAACCCGCTGATAACTGATGTCATGACCATGATCTCGGGATTGATGCGGGACTGCTACGGGCCCAGCCGGAAGAAGCTCGTTTCAGACCCCGGGAGAGCCGGGCTGTACGTGCGCCAGCACCTAGACATCTACGAAGCAATAGCCGCGGGAGACCCAGACTTGGCCGAAGAGATGATGAAGGATCACTTCTTTAGCGTGGACCAAGACCTGACCAAGATCATCGAGGAGGAAACCCTAACCGAGGGCGATGGCAGCGGAGGCGTCACCGTCTCTTGA